A single Pristis pectinata isolate sPriPec2 chromosome 6, sPriPec2.1.pri, whole genome shotgun sequence DNA region contains:
- the LOC127571735 gene encoding LOW QUALITY PROTEIN: phospholipase A and acyltransferase 1-like (The sequence of the model RefSeq protein was modified relative to this genomic sequence to represent the inferred CDS: inserted 2 bases in 1 codon): MASNDHFSVDTLGIPXPGDLIEIFRPAYQHWALYLGDGYVINVTPLEEGPPASFTSAKSVFSRKAMAKMQPLKDVVGQDPFKINNKYDDNHIPLPVDEIVKRAEFLIGQEVSYDLLGNNCEHFVTLLRYGEGVSDQANRAISAISFVTAAASAFSLIGLFQNRSRQRNY; encoded by the exons ATGGCTTCTAATGACCACTTTAGTGTGGATACCCTGGGgatccc ccctggggacttaaTTGAAATATTTAGACCAGCTTATCAGCATTGGGCTCTGTACTTGGGAGATGGCTACGTTATAAATGTCACACCATTAG AGGAGGGGCCTCCAGCTTCATTCACTAGTGCAAAGTCCGTTTTCAGCAGGAAAGCAATGGCAAAAATGCAGCCACTTAAAGATGTTGTTGGACAAGatcctttcaaaataaataataagTACGACGATAACCACATACCTTTACCAGTGGATGAAATCGTTAAGCGAGCTGAGTTTCTAATTGGACAGGAAGTGTCCTATGATTTGCTCGGAAATAACTGTGAACATTTTGTCACTTTACTTCGTTATGGTGAGGGTGTATCTGACCAG GCAAACAGAGCCATCAGTGCCATTTCCTTTGTTACAGCTGCTGCTAGTGCCTTCTCGTTGATTGGATTATTCCAAAATAGGTCAAGGCAAAGAAATTATTGA